In the Balaenoptera musculus isolate JJ_BM4_2016_0621 chromosome 2, mBalMus1.pri.v3, whole genome shotgun sequence genome, gagaggaggaggggcgcTCTGGAGGAGAAGCAGGTCTCAGGCTGAGGTGGAGCTCCCTGGGGCTGCCTCTCTCGTGCCAGGGTATGTTTGAGCCGTACCTGAAGAGCTTCTACATCAGGTCCACCGACCCCACCCAGATCAAGATCCTGAAGGTGAGTGATGGACAGACGTGCCTGTGGActttctgtcccccacccccatgacccACTTGAATATCCACAGTGGCCACCTTGGTGCCTGCCTGTTTCAGGGGCTGAGCCCACTGTTGCTCCCGCCAGAAGTGTTTGCTCAGGAAGCCAGACTAATGAGAGTGGGGGGACAGGGTGAAGGGAGCTGCCCTTTGCCCAGTACCTGTTATACACCTGCCACTTTTCACATATGAAGTAATTTGATTTTCATAATCACCTCAGGAAGTGtacattatctctattttataaaaatgtagacTTAGGGAGGTGAGGTAACTACCGAAGGTCAGGTCCGCTGACTCCCAATTCATACTTtcccttgggacttccttggcggtccagtggttaagactccgtacttccaattcagggggctcgggttcaatctctggtcgggggactaagatcccacatgctgcgtggcgcaggcaaaaaaaaaaaaaaaaaaaaaaaatttcatacttTCCCCGCTGCAGTCTCTGTCTTCTACCTACAGTGTAATTACCCTCACACACCTACACCCTCAGGCTGTCGTGCAGACATACCCCCACAGAAAAGGCTGCAGGAGCCCATACCCACGTTCCATCCCTGCTCTGCCTCATTATTGAGTAACTTCCTTCAGCAACAGTTAATCCTCCTAACCCTTCTGAACACCTATTGTGTGTCTCACGGCTGGATCTAGGGGTATCTAGGGGTACAAGAGAGAACAAACCAATTAGGCaccctgcccttggggagcttACAATCTAGCTGGGGTGAGGAGGAGACATTGGGCAGCTAATCACACAGCACAGGTAAAAATCCATTTGCGAAATAGGATGTAAAAGGAAAGTGCAGAGAGCTGTATGAGCATAAACAGGTGGACCTGATCTAGTCTGgtgtcagggaagttttccttcAGGAGGGGAGGCTTGAGCGGAGGACTGAGACATGAACATGAATTCTCTAGGTAAATGCAGGGACAGGAATGGGAAGAGGTGCTCcacacagaggaaacagcatatgcaaaggccaaCAGGAGGGTTGTGACTAAAGACCTGTGTGACTGGGGCATAGAGGGTAAGGGGGAGAATGGTGGGAGATCAAGGACTTATAGACCATGGAAAGGATGTTGGTCTTTATCCTAAAAGCAACTGGAGGCTTTAAGTTTTCCTTGAAGGTAGAGAGGTGACATGATTATACTACAAGCATACTCTGTCAGGGAGTCCATTTAAGAAGCAAACTGGTCCTCCTGCATTTTGGATAAGTTTCATGATCTGTCAGTTCTCTCATCAATCTAAGGATGATGCAGGGCTGTCCTGCCTGAGGATTGTTTTCTGGTTGGTGAAGTGTGTGTTTGGAGCGAAGGTTTATGAAAGCACAGAAAGCCCACTGGCCACCCTGCCCATTTTCTGACTCCCTGCAGCTGGAAGTGTTGACTAACCTCGCCAATGAGACCAACATCCCTACTGTCCTACGGGAATTCCAGGTACGGGCCAGGGGCCAGCTTATAGTCAGAGAGGCCCACGAGACTTGTCCTGCAGCTCCTTGTGCTTAGTGAGAATCGACCTGGTGGGGCAAACCTTCTCTTAAAAGCCCAAAGTGGAGAAACTGTTATTTTACGTCCCCTCCCAATGCCTTCTACTGGCTTTGGGTTAGGGAATCACTGGGTGACGGGTGAGGCTGTCATTCCTTTTCCCAGAGTTTAGTCTCTGACATGATGAGTCATTGAATGAGGGGTAACAGCTTTCTGGAAGGTCACCCTCAAGCCTGCAGAGTCACTGCCGAGTCAAGTCTGAGGGATCACTACCTTCCGGGGGTCACTCTGTCGTGGTGTCCACAGACCTACATTCGCAGCATGGACAAGGACTTTGTGGCAGCCACGATCCAGGCCATTGGGCGCTGTGCAACTAACATAGGCCGAGTCCGTGACACCTGCCTCAACGGCCTGGTGCAGCTGCTGTCCAACCGTGATGGTCAGTGTTTGTCTGCATGTCCAACTTTGATGACTAGTGGGTGCTGCCTGCATGTCTGACTCTGATGGCCAGTGGGTATCCACCTGTCTGTCCAGGAACAATGTGTGTtcatctgtctgtctgcctcAATTAGTATCCAAGTGCTCCCACGTCTCTGAGGGCCACTGGAGAAGTACAGGGGGTTGAGGAACAGAGCCAAGGGGCTGGGGGCATTGCAGGTGTGCCTGTTCATTGTGTGTGGTCATCTGACTGTCCCGGGCTCTTTTCCTGTCCCACAGAGCTCGTGGTCGCAGAGTCAGTGGTCGTCATTAAGAAGCTGCTGCAGATGCAGCCAGCACAGCACGGAGAGATCATCAAACACTTGGCAAAGCTCACAGACAACATCCAGGTCAGGGAGTGACCCCGTTTCCTTTCCCAACCCAATGTCCTCCCCATGATTTTAAGACCCTATAATTAAACACTAGCCTTAATAAAAAATCAACTTCCAAACCTTCCCTACTGGCTCGAAAGGTCttcaggtgggaggaggggaaagatgaGACCATGTGACCCTGGTTCTCCTTCCCTTTGGGGATCCCTTGCTGAGCTCCAGCCTGTACCACCACTCAGGTTTTCTCTAAAGTTCTGGCCGAGGGTGGCCAATTGACTAGTCCTGTGTTTTTGTGTCACACTGCCAAGTTGAAACATTCAAGCAAAGGCATTCCTGAAGATTCAGGGAGAATAACAAGGCAGTAAAGCATTGAGGGTACAATGGATCCAGAAAATCAGTCTTTTATACTAAACTGTGACTGAATTTGGGGCTTGAAGGCTCTGCCCATGCTAATGAAACCCTAGGGAAGAGGGGAGATGCTGCCCGGGAAATACCCAACCTTTAATCTCTCTCccatcacctcccacccccatttccaGAGAAGCCCACGATACAACAGGCCAGCACAGATGGGAGGAGTGCCGATTCCCTGGCAGACCAGGTGCCCACCCACATTCCCACGTTTACCCCAGACCTGACTCCTCTCCCACACCCACAGGTGCCCATGGCCCGAGCCAGCATCCTGTGGCTCATTGGCGAGTACTGTGAGCACGTCCCCAGGATTGCACCCGACGTCCTGAGAAAAATGGCCAAGTCCTTCACAGCCGAGGAGGACATCGTCAAGCTGCAGGTCATCAACCTGGCAGCCAAGCTCTACCTGACCAACTCTAAGCAGGTACAGATTGAGAGATGCCTCCTAAAACACTCTGGGCCCCAGAAACAGCCCAGACAGTATTCTGTGGGCCCTCACCAGGTAGGCATGAACTTcagcacctctttttttttttgtcacttttttttcttttttgtattttattttacttctattaatttttattggagtatagttgatttacaatattgtgttagtttctgctgtacaggacggtgattcagttgtacatatatcaGCACCTTTTTCTGAAGGGGGAGTTCAGGACAGGTGTCTGGTCTGCCCAGGTGACCAGTGTTCCCCAGTGTCCACAGCTACTCCAGGGCCCCAAGGGCCTAGTAGGGATGGTGACCACTGTTGAAGAGGCTCTTCTATGGGGCTGTGACTTCCAGTCTGGCAGTGGGTGTGTCCCTACCTGCTGCCTTTGGAACACTGGGGCCAGGGGGAGGGCCCAGCAGTGATAGGCACTGATGGGAGAATATGTGTCCCAGGAGATGTGGTCTCTGCTTCCTCCCAAAGCTTGGTGATGCTTCGCCAGTCTATGCCGGGGATGAGAGGGCAAGTCTCTGCGCAGGCTTGGGTGGTATTGGCAGCCATTGCCATTCCTAAGGTGAAAGGTTATGAGAGGCACCATAGCCAAGGACATGGCTCAACTAAGCTGGAATATCAGGATATTAAAAACCTCTTGAGTGTCCAGCATCCTCTGAGATGGTCCCACGAGATTCTGCTAAAAACAAAGTGTAATGTGCAGAGCTTCTCAAGGTACTGGGGACACCAAGCACCCTGACAGTTCCCACACTCAGTTAAGTgaggcaggggttggcaaactaccgCCCATGGGCCAAGTCTGGCCTGCTGCCTGTTGTTGTAGATACAATTTTATTGGGACGCAGCCacgttcattcatttgtttattgtccGTCGATGTTGTCACTGCGATAGAgtccatatggcctgcaaagcctgaaatagTTACTCACGCCCTTTATAGATAGAGCTTGCCAACCCTTGGAGCAAAGCATCTGGGCCATACCCTGTAGATTGTGACATCCCTGCTGGCCTGAAGGTGGCCTCTTTGCCATCCCATGGAGTCTTTGGATGGTGGCACTTGTGCGTCTTCTGTGGCTCCTTTGATCCACGGTGGCTAGAGTGGGCCCCAGGGCTGCAAGCTGGGGAGGCAGGGCCATCACATGCTGGGACTCTTGTCAGGAGCTGGAAAGGACAGCAGTTGTGTAGAAGCAATGAGGGGCTGGATCTGTGGGTGTCAGTATTGTGGGAGAAGCAGATTGGAGACAGAGAAGTTACAGGGAACACCACTGGAAGCCTTCAAACAAATATATGTGTGCCTCCTTTATTCAAATGGGAGGAAGGAGCAGGTGGGAGGAACATTTGAATAGATGAAGCAGCCTGGGTGGGTAGCCACCCGGGTAGAGGGGGCGTCTGAAAGGCTCAGGACTGAGCCAGAGTGGTGCTGTTGGCATGTTTTCATTAGCCTGGGTGCGCTCACGTGGCATTTCCCCAAGTTGTCACTGTTAGCTACATGCACATTTATTCATGAATTTATTTAACATGCATTTCCCGAGTACCCACTATGCCTGGCACTGAGCTGTGTCCTGGGGTGATGACAGTGAGCGAGACATGTTTACTGGCCTGCAAGTGCTCATAGCCAAGTAGAGGAAACAGCACAAAATGCAGAGCAATAAGGGCTGTAGTCAGGGTTGTCACAGAGAGCTGTGGGTGTATATATAGCTGAACGCCTCTCCTAGGCTGGACACAGGGGTCCCAGCCCCCATCAGGCCACCCAGAGTAGGCTGTTCAGGCAAATGGAACCTCCAGGCACCCTTTACCCTAAGGCCAGTCCTTCCAGGCATAGGCCCCTTAGAATGGTTCTTTGACTCAATAAAGGGAGCTTTCCTCCTTTCTACCCTCcctatctttctctcttctttcttctcagcCTGTTCTGGGAGTGGTGGAGGAAGGGGAATTCTTGGCACACTAAGAGGGAGGTGGCCTGGATGTGTCCATGTCCATCCTGGCAAAACAGCAATGATACTTCCCCCATCCCAGTACCAAGGGTGACATTCTGGACCTGCCACAAGGCCACAACAATCCCAGCCATCCCTCCCACCTGCTGAGCCATCCATTGCATGCCAGATTCCGGCCCAGGCTGAGGCCAAGGAGATGAGGGTCCAGGCCTGGATGCAGCACTGACTGGCTCCTTAACCTGGGAAAAGTCACTTAATGACTCTGATTCTCCTCTGTAGATGGGGGCAGTAGCGCCCACCTCTCAGAAGGGTTATGGAGTTTACATGAGGTAGtgaagcacctagcacagtattTGGCACCAGAAGGCACTCCATAAATGGTGGCTACCACTGTCATTTTGTGACAGGTTAGACTAGGTCAggatcagggcagaaattgagatttGGGGTCCTGGGATATGGCTGCCTTGACTGCAGGCTGTGAACCCCATATGACTTCAGCAAACCCATAGGCAGCTGCAGTTTGCTCTGACCTCATTAGGACCTTCCAGGGAGGATTATGGCCTCTGAGACCCCTGGGCTGCTCAGAATCTACTCAGAATCTACTATGTGGGTCAATGGGGCATGAGGGCAGCCCCTGCCAGGGGGATTCCTATGTgttccccctttctctttttatcaccTAGTTCCCCCCAGGTGATGGAGCCTAGAAACTGTGAGGTCTAGCAGAATGTTCCAGACCTTCACTCACTCTGGCACCTCAGGGTGGAGAGATTGGCCCAGCCTGGACTAGGTGGGGTAGGAGTGGGCCTAGGGCAGTGGGGACCACACACCTGAGGAAGAATGGCACCCAGGGCCAACAGGGAGGTTTCCAAAAGGGCAAGCTCTTTTGCTGGCCAAGTCAGTTGTCAGAGTTGGCGTTGGGAgtcagggctggggaggtgggagaaaatGCAGGGTTTGGCGCAATGACAGGTTGGGAGGGAAAGTCATGTGGAGGCAGCAGTGCTTGGAGCTGTTGGCCAAAAGAATCTGGtgcatggacttccctggcggtccaatggttaagactccgcacttccactgcaggggacacaggttcgatccctggtcggggagccaagatcccacaagccacgaggcatggcaaaaaaaaaaaaaaaaaaaaaaagaatctggttCAGAGACCTCCTGTGTCCCCACCCTCTGTGATGGCTGCTGACCCACTTCTTGTCCCCCAGACCAAGCTGCTGACCCAGTATGTGCTGAGTCTGGCCAAGTATGACCAGAATTACGATATCCGAGACCGAGCACGCTTCACTCGGCAGCTCATCGTCCCTTCGGAGCAGGGTGGGGCCCTCAGCCGTCATGCCAAGAAGCTCTTCCTGGCACCCAAACCAGCCCCAGTCTTGGAGTCATCCTTCAAAGGTGGGAGCTGAAATCAAGAGTAACCttcctgggggaaggggagaattgGCCAGCAACCCggtcccagcccttccctctgaGGTCTCAGTCTCAGCCAGGTACCAGCCTTCGGTGGGCAGGACTTCTGGAGAAACGCCAGTCCTGTGCCCCTGGCCCAACCCTTTGCCCATCCTGCAGCATCCAGGGCTTGCTCTTTCACCCGCTCACAACCACCACCAGCATCAACTCACCTGAGTCTCTGCCCTCCCAGGCAGGATGGGCTTCTGGTTTCTCTCCTCTAGGGCTCCCCTTTCCATCCTACTCCCTGAGCAGGCACTGTATGTATCAAGATTTTACCTACCAAGGGCCCAGGAAGGCAGGAAGTAGAACTCCATACAAAGGACagctgtagggacttccctggcggtccaatggttaagactttgccttccaatgcagggggtacaggttcgatccctggttggggagctaagatcccacatgcctcgcggccaaaaaaccaaaacataaaacagaaacaatgttgtaacaaattcaataaagactttaaaaatggtccatgtcaaaaaaatcttaaaaaaacaaaaacaaaggagaggTGTATGTTTGTAAGTGTCCTGAGAAAGCGGCTGCCAGCCCTCACTGGGCTGTCACTGGAGGTCAGCCcaaacccccagccccaggcccgcTGCCTTGCCTCTTCTCTCGGTCTGGTCTCCCGTGACAAGGGCTCTGAGAGACGCAGGAAGGGGAGGGTCCCCCAGCTGACTCTCTGGACCCAGGAACCTACTCAGGAGGGGAACTTCCTTCACAAAGCTTGGTTCTCCTGCGTGTCTTTTTGTTCTGCTTTAGCTTTCCCTGGACCACAGGAGCAAGGAGATTCTGAGGGATGGGGCAGATGTGAAAACCTCCCAGGAAGAAGGGGAACGGTCCCTTTCTCCTCCCTAACACCATCCCCACTTACAAGTCTCTGGGTTGCCCTCCTCTGGCTCTGACTCCCTCCTGCTCGCATTTGGACTCACCCCCTCCCCACGGAGTCCCCAGCCTGACCAGACACACCTCCCTGCCCTTTGACCCAGCCTGGCCAGCCTCTTACTCATAGTTGCTACCCTCGCCCCAAGTAGGCCTCCTTCCTGAGCCTGGCTGTGCAGCAGCACCACCCCCGTTACCCTGGGAGAGAAGCCACACCCGCATCTCTGCTTCCCCAGCAGGCACCAGGGCAAACAGGCAGCAGCAGCTCTGGGCCCAGaagcccctcctgccctcctctgtggtcccagctccccccacccctcagcccttGCTCTAGTCAGCCATACAGTCTTTTTTCCAGCATGTGGGCCTGGAGATTCAGTCAGGGCAGAAGAGCCATTAGGGGACACGTCCACCCCTCTCTTCTGTCTAGCTAGGGAGTTCCCACCGGAATCGCCACCCAGCCCCACCTAGGAAACAACTCCCAGGGCATTTCCTCACTGCCACTACTGACTTGATCTCTCACCCCGTCCCCAGACCGGGACCACTTCCAGCTGGGCTCACTGTCCCACCTGCTCAATGCCAAGGCCACGGGCTACCAGGAGCTCCCAGACTGGCCAGAAGAAGCCCCGGACCCATCTGTGCGCAATGTGGAGGTcagcaggggtggagggtggagctGTGTGTGGGGAAGGACAGACAGCAGGGAGCCCTGGGAGTGCCAGCCCGGCCCTCCTGACACTCTCCCCGCACGCAGGAAGAAGATCTCTCCCTTGTTGAGACCCATGTGGGCCTGTTGGGCGAATACACCAAGGTCCCCCCGCCCTGTGTGCTGTGTGCCCTCTGCTCCGTGTGCAGTGCTCTCGCCCAGCCTGcgctgcccccgcccctcccccttgTATGCTGCACCCCTGTGCCTTCCCTACACTCTGTTCCTTCCTGCTGGCAGTGCCACTCTGTGAGTGCCTCCCCTCCATGGACAgggtcccttccctccccccattaTTCCCTCTTGGGGACAGGACCAGGCGGGGCCCCGAGAAGAGCTAGGGTGAAAGATAAGAGGGGCTTGtgctttccttccccctccccatccatgATTTAATgactccccgcccccaccccacaaTCTCCAGGTACCTGAATGGACCAAGTGCTCAaacagggagaagaggaaggagaaggagaaacccTTCTACTCAGACTCTGAGGGAGAGTCAGGGCCCACAGAGTCCGCAGACAGCGGTGAGGagatgggcagagctggggccctGTGctcctgcctgtgtgtgtgccttGTGGCTGACTATCTGGTGCACGTGTGTGCTCCTGTATTAGATGGTCATGTGTCCAAGGGGGTGTGCACCTCCTTGTGTGCACCTGTATGTGTGCTTATGCACTTGAGGATTGCACGTCCCagatgtgtgtgtgcttgtgtagGTCTTCTATCCATACGGGTCCATCTGTGTTCCAGTTGGTCTGGTTGGCGTCTGGGGCCGGGAGCAGGTCGGGGGGTTGCGGGGAGAAGAGGTGAGTTTGCTGCTTCAGTGCAGAGTCTGAAGCTGGGTGCCCAGGGCTCCCCGGGAGGCCTGCACACAAGGGAGGGAAGCCTGAGACAGTCCTTCCACAGACCCTGAGTCCGAGAGTGAATCGGACAGTAAGAGCAGCAGTGAGAGCGGCTCTGGGGAGTCCAGCAGTGAGTCTGACAACAAAGGCCAGGATGAGGAcgaggagaaagggaggagcaGTGAGAGGTAAGATGACTGGGCGTCTTCAAGGCTCCCCCTTGGAAACGAAGGGCTGACCCTCAGCCTTAGCCAGTCTCCTAAGAGCCCCTGAGCCTCCTCATGAGCCGGTGGGGCCTACAGACCCCCTGGTCTGCTCACGTGATGGCTGCAGGAGATCTCTGCGTGGGGCGCAGCATGAAGAAGCAGTCAGGGAAGGGGCCCGAGCTGGCACAGGCCGGTCTAAAGCTCTCACTGCGACCCAGGCATAGGAGCTCAGGTGTGGAGTCCACTGGCCCAGgctgcccaccctcacccccagtgTTCAAGGCTTTCCCTGCTCTTCTGTGAGGCAAGAAGGGGTCATCCAGGCTGGGCCCAAGCCCTGTTTGCCCCCTTTCCTCCAGTGAGCATAGTGAGGAGGAAGgtaagaagaggaagatgaagaagaggaagaaggtgcCAGAGGGACAAGAAGGCGGCTCATCCTCAGATGAGGGCAGTGATTCCAGCAGCAGCTCGTCAGAGTCTGAGATGACatcagagacagaggaggagcAGGTGGAACCTGCCTCCTggagaaaaaaaacagtgagCGCCTTGGGGCAGAAAGGGGATGGGCGTATGGACCGgggccctccccaccctctgggcCAGGCCCAGGCATCTCCCCATAACCCAACCCCGGGCCAGGGTACTCCCCTTCCTCACTCACATCCCACTTTTCTCTTCCAGCCTCCCAGCAGCAAAAGTGCCCCTGCAGCCAAGGAGATCTCTCTGCTTGATCTAGAGGACTGTGAGTTTGGGTGGTAGAAGTCACAGGGGGAAGGAGGCCTGGGGAGTATGACTTAGGAAGGGCCATGGGCGCTCTGGGCTAGGTTCCTCGGGGgtttggggtgggaggagcagaCAGAATACATCTTTGGGCCTGAGAGGGCCGCAGGACATCCTCTCCAGGTGTGGGGCTGGGGTCAAGGATGGCTGTCTCCGCGGAGCCGCCAGGCTGCCACGTGCCTCACTGTCCGTGGTGCTGAGCCGTCTGCTCCCTAAGCCTTGGGCTCCTGCTCGATCCAAGCCAATTCCACTTTGCCTCTCCCTCGTCATAATGTTTCCCATATACTCCCACAGTCACCCCTCCCAGTGTCCAGCCTGTGTCTCCCCCCACGGTTGTGTCCACCAGCCTGGCTGCTGACCTGGAGGGCCTGACGCTCACAGACTCCCCCCTGGTGCCCTCGgtgagtgggatggggagggacagggctggggcagggacacATCTCTGTGCTGCATCCTATGGTATGGATTTGTGTGAAGGGGGTGTGATGGAGGGGATGGCTTTGAGCCTCCGTTGCTGTGACCACAAGTAGGGACAAGGCTGGGATGGGCTCTCGCCTTGTTGTTCATTTCCatacttcccttcctcctcctcccctccagctgCTGAGTCCAGTGTTGGGTGTCGGGAGACAGGAGCTGCTGCACCGCGTAGCTGGAGAGGGGCTGGCTGTGGACTATACCTTCAGCCGCCAAcctttctctggggacccccaCATGGTGGCTGTGCACATCCACTTCTCCAACAGCTCTGATACCCCCATCAAGGGCCTACATGTGGGCACCCCCAAACTGCCCGCTGGCATCAGCATCCAGGAATTTCCTGAAATCGGTGCGGAAGGGCCTGGGACGTGGTGGAGAAGGAGGCTCCTGGGTGGAGTTGGTCTTTCTGTGGTTTCTGAAGCCCCCCCCTCTGTGCCAGGCCAGGGTCTAGGCTATGGGGGTATGGAGATGGCATCTAACACAATCCATGGACAAGACAGACTAGGAAATGAGCAAGTCAGTATCAGGGCAAGAGGTGCTTGAGCCTTGGTGGTTTCAGCACTgacttaaatggggtgagggtgagTGGGGGAAGGGTGTTTACATTTCAGGAGAAACTCAGGAACAGTTTCTCCAGGGGCTCAGAAAGCCAGGATTCCATAAAGGAATGGTCAGCTCTGGAagtggaggggagaaggggtCAGGGTTCCAGACCTGTCAGGTGATGctgtctttctcttcccctttccctgcctCACACTGCTGCAGAGTCCCTGGCACCCGGAGAATCTGCCACTGCTGTCATGGGCATTAATTTCTGTGACTCGACCCAGGCGGCCAACTTCCAGCTGTGGTATGTTTCCAACTCatggaggagtaggaggatggCTAGGGAGAGGTGGGGTCAAAATAAACTGGAGCTGGAGGTGGTGTTAGGTGGGGCTACATCATGATCTGGTGTGTCTGGAAGGCATCCCAAGACCTCAGGTCTCTTACCTCCCTCTTCTGCTGCCTCCAAGCCCTCCCTTCAGACACAGTGCGAGGTGAGGGGAGAGATGCTGgcctcactccctctccctctgtctcctcctaCCCTTCCCAGCACCCAAACCCGACAGTTCTACGTCTCCATTCAGCCACCTGTTGGGGAGCTGATGGCCCCTGTGTTCATGA is a window encoding:
- the AP3B2 gene encoding AP-3 complex subunit beta-2 isoform X2; protein product: MMLAIKEAASDMSPYVRKTAAHAIPKLYSLDSDQKDQLIEVIEKLLADKTTLVAGSVVMAFEEVCPERIDLIHKNYRKLCNLLIDVEEWGQVVIISMLTRYARTQFLSPTQNESLLEENPEKAFYGSEEDEAKGPGSEAAASTALPARKPYVMDPDHRLLLRNTKPLLQSRSAAVVMAVAQLYFHLAPKAEVGVIAKALVRLLRSHSEVQYVVLQNVATMSIKRRGMFEPYLKSFYIRSTDPTQIKILKLEVLTNLANETNIPTVLREFQTYIRSMDKDFVAATIQAIGRCATNIGRVRDTCLNGLVQLLSNRDELVVAESVVVIKKLLQMQPAQHGEIIKHLAKLTDNIQVPMARASILWLIGEYCEHVPRIAPDVLRKMAKSFTAEEDIVKLQVINLAAKLYLTNSKQTKLLTQYVLSLAKYDQNYDIRDRARFTRQLIVPSEQGGALSRHAKKLFLAPKPAPVLESSFKDRDHFQLGSLSHLLNAKATGYQELPDWPEEAPDPSVRNVEVPEWTKCSNREKRKEKEKPFYSDSEGESGPTESADSDPESESESDSKSSSESGSGESSSESDNKGQDEDEEKGRSSESEHSEEEGKKRKMKKRKKVPEGQEGGSSSDEGSDSSSSSSESEMTSETEEEQVEPASWRKKTPPSSKSAPAAKEISLLDLEDFTPPSVQPVSPPTVVSTSLAADLEGLTLTDSPLVPSLLSPVLGVGRQELLHRVAGEGLAVDYTFSRQPFSGDPHMVAVHIHFSNSSDTPIKGLHVGTPKLPAGISIQEFPEIESLAPGESATAVMGINFCDSTQAANFQLCTQTRQFYVSIQPPVGELMAPVFMSENEFKKEQGKLTGMNEITEKLTLPDTCRSDHVVVQKVTATANLGRVPCGTSDEYRFAGRTLTSGSLVLLTLDAQPTGAAQLTVNSEKMVIGTMLVKDVVQALTQ
- the AP3B2 gene encoding AP-3 complex subunit beta-2 isoform X1, yielding MSAAPAYSEDKGGSAGPGEPEYGHDPASGGIFSSDYKRHDDLKEMLDTNKDSLKLEAMKRIVAMIARGKNASDLFPAVVKNVACKNIEVKKLVYVYLVRYAEEQQDLALLSISTFQRGLKDPNQLIRASALRVLSSIRVPIIVPIMMLAIKEAASDMSPYVRKTAAHAIPKLYSLDSDQKDQLIEVIEKLLADKTTLVAGSVVMAFEEVCPERIDLIHKNYRKLCNLLIDVEEWGQVVIISMLTRYARTQFLSPTQNESLLEENPEKAFYGSEEDEAKGPGSEAAASTALPARKPYVMDPDHRLLLRNTKPLLQSRSAAVVMAVAQLYFHLAPKAEVGVIAKALVRLLRSHSEVQYVVLQNVATMSIKRRGMFEPYLKSFYIRSTDPTQIKILKLEVLTNLANETNIPTVLREFQTYIRSMDKDFVAATIQAIGRCATNIGRVRDTCLNGLVQLLSNRDELVVAESVVVIKKLLQMQPAQHGEIIKHLAKLTDNIQVPMARASILWLIGEYCEHVPRIAPDVLRKMAKSFTAEEDIVKLQVINLAAKLYLTNSKQTKLLTQYVLSLAKYDQNYDIRDRARFTRQLIVPSEQGGALSRHAKKLFLAPKPAPVLESSFKDRDHFQLGSLSHLLNAKATGYQELPDWPEEAPDPSVRNVEVPEWTKCSNREKRKEKEKPFYSDSEGESGPTESADSDPESESESDSKSSSESGSGESSSESDNKGQDEDEEKGRSSESEHSEEEGKKRKMKKRKKVPEGQEGGSSSDEGSDSSSSSSESEMTSETEEEQVEPASWRKKTPPSSKSAPAAKEISLLDLEDFTPPSVQPVSPPTVVSTSLAADLEGLTLTDSPLVPSLLSPVLGVGRQELLHRVAGEGLAVDYTFSRQPFSGDPHMVAVHIHFSNSSDTPIKGLHVGTPKLPAGISIQEFPEIESLAPGESATAVMGINFCDSTQAANFQLCTQTRQFYVSIQPPVGELMAPVFMSENEFKKEQGKLTGMNEITEKLTLPDTCRSDHVVVQKVTATANLGRVPCGTSDEYRFAGRTLTSGSLVLLTLDAQPTGAAQLTVNSEKMVIGTMLVKDVVQALTQ